A genomic region of Zonotrichia leucophrys gambelii isolate GWCS_2022_RI unplaced genomic scaffold, RI_Zleu_2.0 Scaffold_51_374463, whole genome shotgun sequence contains the following coding sequences:
- the LOC135460513 gene encoding ATP synthase subunit alpha, mitochondrial-like, whose product MFSTSVAASLARSLPRQAGLISRNILGAAFVATRNLHASKTCFQKTGTAEVSSILEERILGADTSAELEETGRVLSIGDGIARVYGLRNVQAEEMVEFSSGLKGMSLNLEPDNVGVVVFGNDRLIKEGDIVKRTGAIVDVPVGEELLGRVVDALGNPIDGKGSVASKMRRRVGLKAPGIIPRISVREPMQTGIKAVDSLVPIGRGQRELIIGDRQTGKTSIAIDTIINQKRFNDGTDEKKKLYCIYVAIGQKRSTVAQLVKRLTDADAMKYTIVVSATASDAAPLQYLAPYSGCSMGEYFRDNGKHALIIYDDLSKQAVAYRQMSLLLRRPPGREAYPGDVFYLHSRLLERAAKMNDSFGGGSLTALPVIETQAGDVSAYIPTNVISITDGQIFLETELFYKGIRPAINVGLSVSRVGSAAQTRAMKQVAGTMKLELAQYREVAAFAQFGSDLDAATQQLLNRGVRLTELLKQGQYVPMAIEEQVAVIYAGVRGHLDKLEPSKITKFESAFLAHVLSQHQALLSTIRTEGKISDQTEAKLKEIVTSFLATFEG is encoded by the exons ATGTTCTCCACCAGCGTGGCTGCCTCTCTTGCCCGCTCCCTGCCTCGGCAGGCCGGCCTG ATTTCCAGAAACATTCTGGGTGCAGCGTTTGTTGCTACAAGAAACCTCCATGCCTCCAAAACATGCTTTCAGAAAACTG GTACTGCTGAGGTATCCTCTATTCTCGAGGAACGTATTCTGGGAGCTGACACCTCTGCTGAACTTGAGGAGACTGGCCGTGTGCTCTCAATTGGTGATGGTATTGCCCGTGTGTATGGCCTAAGAAATGTCCAAGCAGAAGAAATGGTTGAATTCTCTTCTGGATTGAAG GGTATGTCCTTGAATTTGGAGCCCGACAACGTTGGTGTTGTTGTGTTTGGTAATGACAGACTGATCAAGGAGGGGGATATTGTGAAGAGGACTGGTGCCATTGTGGATGTTCCAGTtggggaagagctgctgggCCGTGTTGTAGATGCCCTGGGTAATCCAATTGATGGGAAG gGTTCTGTTGCATCTAAGATGCGTAGGAGAGTTGGCTTAAAGGCTCCTGGGATAATTCCCAGAATCTCTGTGCGTGAACCTATGCAAACTGGGATTAAGGCTGTAGACAGCTTGGTGCCAATTGGTCGTGGCCAGCGTGAGCTGATAATTGGTGACAGGCAGACCGG GAAAACTTCAATTGCAATTGACACAATAATCAACCAGAAACGTTTTAATGATGGGACAGATGAGAAGAAGAAGCTGTACTGTATCTATGTTGCAATTGGCCAGAAGAGATCTACTGTTGCTCAGCTGGTGAAGAGGCTCACTGATGCAG ATGCCATGAAGTACACTATTGTGGTGTCTGCCACAGCATCTGATGCAGCACCCCTTCAGTATCTGGCTCCCTATTCAGGCTGCTCCATGGGTGAATACTTCAGAGACAATGGAAAACATGCATTAATCATCTATGATGACTTGTCCAAGCAG GCTGTTGCCTATCGTCAGATGTCTCTGCTGCTGCGTCGTCCACCTGGCCGTGAAGCCTACCCAGGTGATGTGTTCTACCTGCACTCTCGACTGCTGGAAAGAGCAGCCAAAATGAATGACTCCTTTGGAGGCGGCTCTCTGACCGCCTTGCCTGTCATTGAAACTCAGGCTGGTGATGTGTCTGCTTACATTCCAACCAATGTCATCTCCATCACTGATGGACAG ATTTTCTTGGAAACGGAGTTGTTCTACAAAGGTATCCGTCCAGCCATCAATGTTGGCCTGTCTGTGTCCCGTGtaggctctgctgctcagaccAGGGCTATGAAGCAG GTGGCAGGTACCATGAAGTTGGAATTGGCTCAGTATCGTGAAGTAGCTGCCTTTGCCCAGTTTGGCTCTGATCTGGATGCTGCTACACAACAGCTGCTGAACCGTGGTGTACGTCTGACAGAGCTTCTCAAACAAGGACAGTATG ttcccatgGCTATCGAGGAACAGGTTGCAGTCATCTATGCTGGTGTAAGAGGTCACTTGGACAAGCTGGAGCCCAGCAAAATTACTAAATTTGAGAGTGCTTTCCTAGCTCATGTACTGAGCCAGCACCAGGCCCTCCTATCCACAATCAG GACTGAAGGGAAGATCTCTGACCAGACAGAAGCTAAGTTGAAGGAAATAGTCACAAGTTTCCTGGCTACTTTTGAGGGATAA